TGTATTTCCCTGCCATCCTTACCCGATTCTACATCCAGGGAGTATTTATCAATGGCCAGGTTCATGGTGTGATACGCAGTGTTGCAGAAGTCTTCCAGGATCATGTACACAGCATTGGTGACGTTCCGAGGCACAGGTTTGGCAAATTTCATTCGACTGTTCACCACGATGCTGCCATTTCTGAAGTTCAGGATTTCCAGATTCTGGAAGCCCGTCAGATTTGATTGAAGGTAGGGCACCAGCTGCAACACAGAGGACATGACAGAAAAGCTGAATCTTTGACTCTCTACTCAAGCCAGTTGCACTGTTACCACACCAAACAGCGGGAGTCTGAATTATTTTATCCAAATCCCACAGGAAGGGTGTTAAAACTTTACCCAGTTGAGGCCCCTGCTGGCAGCCTACCAGGACCCTGAGTATTTCAGACAGTTCTTTAGTGTATACCAATTTGCAGACAGTTTCCAAAAATCTACAATTCAGAACCACAGTTCTCAGGACAGACATGGCACGCTCCCTTGATCTAAGCACGAGGCATGCTTGTCATTTCACAGGGTATTTCCTTCAAGCATGTCTCTCCTTTGCTCCCTTCATCTCCCacaataaaatgttcattttagtCAGGAGAGGGGAATTTCCCCGTTAAAATTTAGACAATTGTTGCTGTATAACTCCTGTGAGGCTTTGCTAGCCATCCGTCGGTTTAGGAACAGCTTAGTTCCCTCAACTACCTCTTACTTAGGATGGGTTGAAAGTGTTGCAGAAAAGTtacctccccacagccccagttTATTTACTTCTCTCTCCCTATAGACTAAATGCAGAGCACTCTGGAAGCAACTAAGGGGAGCGTCATAGTGACTTCAGCTACACCACTACATTTATTGACACCAGCAGAGCATCTGGGCCATAGTGCTAAAAAGTTATGCTTTAGAGAGACTACTGGCTGAATAAGACAAacaacacaccccaccccacccccattTCCAGACAGAATTTTCCCATGGAGGGACACCATATTTGTAAACACCAGTCTTGAGTTGCTCTCTGCAAAAGAGAGCTGACAAACTATTCTTTACCAACAATTTTTGTCTCTCTGGTAATGAACATTTAGCATAGAAGGGATTCTTACTAGTTCCAAGAATCGCTGCTCCAACGCTTTGTATTCAGGGGAGTTTTTATTAAACAGGTCCTCTGAAAACATCATGTTGGTAACCCGAAGACTGAAAAACACGACTAGAGCTCGTGACGGGACAGGAGTACTACTGCGATTTTCGTGTGTGGCCCAAGCCACACTGGCCATCTCTGTGGACTGGACACGAGTTGTTAGCTCCACGTGACTTTCAGTcatgctccttccctcctcagtcAGCTCAGGAGAAAAGTGGACAGTGCTCACACGATCCCGGTCTACTGAAATATCCAGGACTCTCGTTGTTGCATCTCCCAGCTTTGTTGAGGTAGATGACACAGATGATGACACCGTAGATCCCACAGGAGGGAGATGGGACGGAAGTTCAACAGTGCTGCTTGTTACACTCACTGTTACATAAGAGTTCATAACAGTGCTGAAGCTCATGGAAACATGCGTGTCATGGTCTGTACCACCCTGTCCAGTGATCTGATCTATTACAGAAGGAGCTACAGTTGAAACTTGAGTGGCACTCGGCATTGCTGATTGCACTGTCTGATCTAATGAGTTTTCTAGTGCTCTGTCAGTAGGCCAAACGTCAGCTGGTTTCTCCACTGCTGATCCAGTAGTGTCGTGTCCTGCCAATGATAAATCTAGCgtttgctgctcttctgtggaAGCATCAGGGTTTACTGTGGAAGAATCTGCGGTCAGAATAGTTTCTGAAGAGCTTGTGTCCAAGTGGCTTATTGTAGCAGCTTCAGTTACCTCTGACTGCCCCACTGTCAGTAGTTCTTCTGCTGTTGTCCTGTCTTCATTTTGATGTTCATCTGCTTCAGAAATGATGTTCTGACTTACACTGGACTCTTCAGGTTTCTCCATACTGACGGTCCCTGTAGATTTAAGGAGGCTATCTTCCACAGACAGACCTGTATTGTGTGGTGAGACAGGGGCCTCTCCAGTTGGCATGTCTACAAAGGAATGGTCCACTGAAGGCTCCAAACCCAAGGATGGTTTAACAAAAGAAGAATCATACATGCCTGATGTTTCTGTCTGTGTAGATGGTTCCACAGATGATGGCTCTTCTGTCTGTAACAGAGGTACCTGCCAAGTTGTAGTCTCTGGAAAGACAAATATTTCAGACTCATCGAGGAAATCTTCTTTTATATTGGCCATACCTTCATTGTCATCTTTGGAAGGATCATCATCTAATTTATTCCCAGAGTTAAGAATATAGTCCAAGATCATGCCTTCAGGAATATCCTCAGTTCTGATTAACAAAGACTCATTGTCATCTTCAAGCCAGCTATCAGGACCAGGGTAGAAAACTGGTTCCAGTGTTGCTTCTTCCCAAGGCCAAATAATTGATTCCATTTCTTTTCCCGAACCATCAAAAGCTGAACCAGACCCATCATCATATATAATTCTATCTCCAAGATACATATCAGTTTCATCTTCCATAGGCTGTACTTctaagggaaaattaatttcttccacaGACTCATGCAACACAGAGTCTGCATTGTTACTGCCTGCAGGACTATCCTGAGTTACTTCCTCCTTCTCAGCAGATACTGTTTCTTTAATATCAGTCTCTATGACTGATGAAGAGGCCACTGTTGgtgcagaaagcagaggaactcCATAATCATCTGTAAATGGAGGTTCTTCAGGCACGAGGTGAGGAGGAGGACTTGAAGGCAAAAGAAGGTCTTCAGATAGTCCAGTATCttcaaacactaaaaataaaaataaatttccaattagaatcattgaatcattttaggttggaaaagacccttaagataatcaagtccaactgtaaacctaacactgccaagtccaccactacaccatgtccctaagcaccacatctacacatcttttaaatacctccagggatggcaactcaacctcttccctgggcagcctgttccaatgcttgacaaccctttcagtaaagaactttttcctaagatccaatctaaacctcccctggtgaaacttgaggccatttcctcttgtcctatcacttgttacttgggacaCCAACAcccccctctctacaacctcctttcaggtaattggagagagcgataaggtctcccctgaggctccctttctccaggctaaaccaccccagttccctcagccgctcctcataagacttctgctctagacccatCACCAGCTTCATtccccttctctggacacgctccagcacctcaatgtctctcttgtagtgagaggccccaaaactgaatgcagtatttgaggtgcagcctcaccagtgatgagtacagggggacaatcacttccctagtcctgctggccacgctatttctgatacaagccaggacgctattggccgccttggccacctgggcacactgctggctcatgttcagctggctgttgactgacacccccaggtccttttctgccgggcagctttccagccactcttccccaagcctgtagcattgcatggggttgttgtgacccaagtgcaggacctgacacttaacCTTGTTgaacaattggcctcagcccatcgatccagcctgtccagatccctctgtagaacctttctgccctcgagcagatcaacactcctgcccaacttaatgtcgtctgcaaacttactgagggtgcactcgatcccctcatccagatcactgataaagatattaaacagaactggccccaacacagagccctggggaacaccacctgtgaccagccaccaactgggtttaactccattcaccacaactcttcgGGCCCAGCCAGCCAGTTCATTACCCAGCGacgagtacacccatccaagccatgagcagccagtttctccaggagaatgctgtgggagttGTTGTTTATGATAAAAAGTGTCAAATTCCATTCATTTTATTGTCTGTAGATCTGTGTTCAGCATGTTTCCTGTGATATATCCTGGCTTTTGTATGCTGAAGTCAGAAGGACCCCTGTTGACCTCTCCcacttttctttcagatattCTATGGGCCAAGTCAAGACTGCCGAGTAAGCAATAAAGCAGTAACTGTGTGGCACATCCTTAGGCTAGTCAGTCTACTTCAGAGATCAGTTATCTCTGCATGGCATCACCCAAACATGCCCTATACAAAAATACTTCTGTGCAATTAAACAAGTATCATGTGCATACCATTTCCTGAAGGGATAAACAGGCATTATTAGCTGTTACAAACATTTTATCTTAGCATATTGTTCTTGGATATATGCACACAGGAAAGGTAAAAACTATCAGAGAAAGATATCCAATTTTTTAGACCTTTCTGAAAAGTCATTTTGGTGAACTATACCTTTGGTAAGTATCAGGAAGCACTGGCATCCAAATTTAAGCTTCAGTCAATGGTATTAACTTACCATCTAAAGAATTGGAGGCTGAAAGCCATTCCAGAGAGTCCACAGAATCACGCCCTAACACTGGTGCAGTGACCAAATGAGGAGTCCGATTCCCATCCTCTAAATTCAGCCCATCAGGCAAAGAAGTGACGTCAGCCTCTGAGGAGAGCGGAGCTTCAGGTGCCAAACTGGCCTCAGAGTCCAGATTTTCTGGTCTTGGCCGGATTTCATTGTCATTGGACTGTTCACTATCTGAAGTGGAATCTGGTTTGGTGAAGTCAAAGGGCAAGGAATTGCTGACAGTCGATTCATCTGCTGAAGGCCGTTCAGCTAAAAAGGTGCTGTCCTGGAACATAAACCCACTATTAATATTTCCACTATTACAGGGGAAGCATTGGCTGTCCGCGTTGGGCTGAACACATAAAGGGTGTTAGCAGCAGCCAACCGCAAAATCTGGTACTACTGCCTCTGTGAGAAAGTaatgcacagcagcaggagcagccaaaCTGGGAGGACTGGCAAATATATACCCTTTGCCAATAAAGTGCAATGTACATGTAAAATGCACATCCTTGTGACATACATTTCATGTCCACTAAAAAGGGACAGAAGCCATTCAGATTGTTTGGAGTGCAGCTTCAGTTATGGTATTAAGAGATTTACCATCTATACCCAccccatctcctttccttttctggactgaaaaaaatggatttgtCCATTTCTAATTAAATCGAAGATAAATGCACAAAATACTGCCTGCCTTCCTAAGGCATGAAGAGGTCTTAGCAGCTATTAGCTACATAATCATCAGCTACATAATCAATACAGTAATTATAATATTACAGCTACTATGATACATAAAACAGTTTAGAAACTGAACTTGAATGTCTGCATGCCCTGTGGTCATTTATTGCTATCTTTTAGTATGTGGGTATAAGAACCCAGGAGGGAAATAAAGACCATCATGTAAAGAAGAGCATTTAGAACCTGGAATAACTTTAGTCTCAAAGCTGAGATGCCTgtgcagggggaagaaaaaaaaaaaatctatcagcaGTAATGATGAACAACAGAGTACGCACAATGATTTTGCGAATTGTTTGAAATGTGCAaagataatttgtttttaaatctccaGTTTGCACACTGTTTACTTACTAGTCCATACCCCAATCATTATTTGGTTTACAGTTAGAATACTTAGCACATTTAATCTTTGAATATTAATCTACTACCATGGTGTCTCATGAGGGAATTATatatactgggaaaaaaaatcaatgaagagATTAAGTTATTTGGTCAAGGCTACAAAAGCAAGCTGACTGCCTAAAACTTGGGAATTAGTACTTCACATGGATACCTGCCCACATGTCAATGCTGTGCAATAGTCTGATGTGGACAAAAAACCCTTGGGGTATGAAAACCTGCCAATTTCAAGAAGCAGCAATTTTCTAAGAACTAACCAACTGCTGATGGTGAATAGTAAAGTTAAGTGGGCAGTGGACACAGGTTTCTGTAATATGTATTACAGTTCAAAACAAACTCCTGATTCACCATTTCTGTAGCTCACCATTCCTGTCCAATCTCTTTCTTTTACTTGACCAGCATGAATAACAGGAAGAGTCCAAATACTTTTCAATTTGAAATTTTACTCCTGGTTGAAATGTGGATGAATTAAATTTTCAACTTAATTCAAAGTGCATTTGAATGCTTTGGAAAGACGACAGttaaggtatttttatttaattatttgtctACCTGTATTCATCACATTTTTATAGCCAGTTGTTATACCACCCCAGTCTcctcacattttttaatttatgtggtAACAATCAATTGAAAAGCAGGTATACCATATAGACATGTGCTCCAGCAAttatctttttttgcaaaattgaCTGCtataaataaagctgtaaaaaaagtTACTGTGCAAGATTAGAAACAAGTTACACATATAAATTCCATAAAGAATAAGGACTACCAGCAATAGCTTCTCAatacatttgggttttttatgtgaGCATTTAGTTGCCAGGGATTGCACTTCATCATTTATTTGAATGTGGACAGATGTTCCTATGACAACTAACATTATTCAAAGATTCTTGTTACAGTGCAATATATTATATTAACAAGTTTAATATCATATTGGCAAGTTCTGGTTTTCACTAATGTCTTTTGAAAGGCTTACAAATATGACAGATGTCTGCAAACACAGAACCCTCTCCctgattttccattttctgctgccAGAAAGGCATTGTGTTCAGCAAGCCAGAGCATTCTACCTGCTACAACTCAagagaaataacaagaaaatacagatttcaaaacCTAGACTtgattttttcttcactttaagaGAGCTGTAAAACtcaaagaaaagaattaatgatTAGTTGGTACCATCTGCTAGCAATTAGATGGTGAAGTCATGATAGTCCCACATTATGTCATAAGTATGTATGATAATACAAATCCAACCTACCCTCAAATCAGCtaagaaaaataatagcaaaactCTTTTTCATAGGTAACAATTCTACTTAACAGTATCTACTTGAACCATAAAGGTTTGACATCTGTGGAAATCACTGACTAATCATTTCAGCCTTGTTTACTGTTTAAGCATGTTTAtgattttcttaaatttatctGAAATTACTTCCCAAATTATCTGTGTATTGCAGATTTACACAGCTGGTTTTTGGATATGCTCAGTATCTTCTGTAAAATCAGAGTTTTTGACCGAAGACATAGATGACATTATTATGCATAGTCCGTGATTAGAAAAGCGTAACTTCCAGAATTTTTTCTTGTACATACTATTCCCTAAAACTGGTTTAAAATTTATTATTGCAAAGCTACCTCAACTCTAAAAATTTTCTTGTCTGCATATCTGTCAGAGTATCCACAAATAGAAGGTAAAGATGGCAGAATTAGTTTTACTTTAATTTAGCCTTactaaaataaacttctgtaatATTTTGATCTAGTTGGATAGCTCTAATGAAGAGAAAGGCCTTTCCTGAAAGTTAACTTAAATTCATGTTTCTTCACACCATGTTTAAGCCATTTATGGCAAATCCATATGAATTTGCATTTTAGACATCAacaattagtttttaaaaatcaggcaaaaCTAGCACGAAATTAAGGATATTATACCTGTGACCATTATAACAAGAATATTTGGGTTCTGTGAAGTGACTACGAATTTTGCTTccataaacattttagaagttgGCCTGAAATTAAATGTGTCTGTTCACAACATTATCTCAAAATGAACTTAGTGAAAACCTACCATCAAACATAGGTGGATCTGGATTTTGTGGCATGAACTGAGCTCATTTCTTCTTGGAAGGCACACCTGTTACACCACAGAGTGCAGAGCAGAAACCTACTGGATAAATCCTTAAGCCCAGACAACGCTCCACCATTCAGAAGTTCTAGCTGGCGGCAGAACTAATTAACTTCATCTCGGCGTCGCTGGCACCTAACTTGGTATCTCTGCTTAAAGCCCCACTGCATTGTACAGGACGTGGTCAGGGATACTACGTCTCCTGTCCAATGGGGAACTTCAGTCTATGACCTGGGTTGTTCCACAGGTGATCAGAGGAGATAATTacaatttcaagagaaaaaaaaagaaaccactgcctattatttttctgtgtttcctttgctgGAATTAAGGGGATGGACATCATTTTCAAACTGAACTGAGAACTTTCAGTGAAAGCAATACAGTAACAAAAGGAGCATATGAAACTCACCATTTTATCTCTGCTAGCGGCCAGCTTTAGTGCTTACATCTATTTCTCGCTTTCCAAAGAAAGGTAGTATTGTGGGAAGAATCATGTCTTTAGAGCAATTTACAGTCTAAACATTATGAAAAAACAGACAAAGGAAGCCTAAGAAGCAAGACCTGGCTTGGACAGCCAGGAACACAGGATTGCCATGTAATATAAGATGATCACAGAAAACTGTTGTGCAACAGATATAAAATTATCAGATGAAAGATTTCACCAGAGGTTTTACTCTGGTATACCGTGTGCGATGgcttttacttttacttttactAATAGATGCATTACTACTTATTCTGCATGAACAACCCGATAGAGAAGCTCTGGGCATTGGCTGTAATTCCGCCTTACTGAGCTATGTTGTTCAAATGTGTCCAAAGGCCAGTGCTCAGAACCATACTCACATCGAACTCTGGGCGCTCCAGCACAACTGGATGCTCAGTAATCCAGGATGGGTCTTCTGGTGGAGGGTGTAGTATTTCTTTCACTGTGGAAATATAAATAGTTGGGATCTAAAGGCTGCAGTAGCAGTGTGAGGAAGTTATTTTGGAAGACTGACTGAAAAACCCTCCCTCATCTCAGATTTGTGagtaaaatctttttaaaaagtttactaGAGAGATTGTGTTTCTGGAAATGCCCCCAGATCACTGACAGGAAGTACAGAAGAAAGATGAGAACAGAGGGGTAGACAGCACTCCTCCGCCACTTCTAGCAGGATCATTGAATATTCAACAATAAACCAGCtatttcctttgtgctgctcAAGGCCAGCGCTGAGCTACTAAGCTGAAGGTCATCTTGGTGCAACATGCATCATGTGAACCACACTTCCCCTTCCATTCCTGTTAACTGTTGGAAGTATTACTGAAATTGCCTACCACAAACCTCGGTGTCAAAGAAAAGAGGCTAATCTAATGGATTAAGACTGGGATACTACTGCTAATGACTTGACCTGGTTAAGATCAGAGCAAAACAAGCTACAACGCAGTTGtgtgtgttgtttctttttaattattcagagGGCAGCTGAATAATTCACTCatctcagatttattttataaaacttcAGATGTGTGGCCCACCGATGCATTGTAATTAATACCCACCATTAGTAAGCTGGAGAGAGTTAGGGTCTAAAGACAAGGAAGTGTTTTCAAGCAAGGCATTTTTCTGGAGGATTTCAGCAATATAATCTCGGAAATCGCTGATGGTGTACACAGCTGTTGGATTATCCTCTATGCCCATAAAGGAGTTGTCCTCCACCTTGTTGGAATGAAGGTTAATCAGGTCCCAGGTGGCATTGCTGATGGCTTTTCCATCAAATGTAACAGCATAGTGAACTTCCACCCCACTTCAGTTGtacaaaaagagaacaagaacACAGATAAGAGATGCAAGGTTTTCCAACGTATAGCAAACAccatgattccccccccccccccccaagaaccTGTGTCTATacccttttttaatataaaaatatattgctttaaaGGATTctagataaaaacaatttaattctCTTCACACGTGtgtctgcctgcctgtgctttccaCCACTGCAAAGATCTCAAGGAAAAGGCTACCAGACTCTGACATCTGGTCTGGTCCAGGCCCTGTATTTCTATGTGTGAGTGGTAGACAGACCACAAGCAGACCAAAACGGTGGCTTTCTGCCAGCATTAGTAATGGGCCCACCAGCATGCAGTAGTGTGAGTGATGATTTTAATGATGGGAATGGCTCTGAGGTACAAAAACaagctggaaaaaacaggctGTATATAGTAGCAATATACAGTAGCAAAAGGGAACCCTGATCACTCTCACTGTCTGGTGTCGATCTGCTTGAAATAATGTCTTCAATAGCAATAAAATGGTATTTAATACAGCTTATAATTGGGAACATTTTTCTAGACTTGTTTGatcatttattcttttaagaaGTTTTCTATCTGTGTACAGCTTAGCTTTTTTCATATTAACTCTCctccattttcttaattttcttttcctgaatacaTCTGGACGTCCCTTCCCACATGACAGCGTAGGTAGCAATCGGATTTACCATACACTGGGCATAAGCACAAGGGAGCTTCAGAAAATATAACATATACCTGTACACAGGGCACAGCAAGAAAATGAAGTAATCTATGAAGTGTTAGAAAAATGTGCCCCAAAGACAGGTTTTCCTCATTCCACAGAGCTGGACTGCATTGCTAAAGTAATGGCCCTGTTCATAGAAGTCTGTAAAGCCCCAGCACCAAATACAACAGAGACATCATCGGCAAACACGCTGACTAAAACCAGGAGCCTGCTGGAGTTTTGCTGCTGGCTCTATCATTGAAATGAGCCCACCATAGGCTCACCATGGGCACTGATTGtcagcagaggaaataaaaaaggacagcAGTAGTGAAAAGGCACAGCAAAGATGGAATACAGTATGCTCCTCAAAACTAACATTTCAATTTAATACAACTGTGCTGTCAGTTGCAGTTAATAATTCCTAACTAACAACTACGACACCATCATCCGTCTGGAAAGGGCTAAAACATCTGGTGCTTGGAACATAACCTTTGTGAATAGTTGCATGCATCTTAGCCTGCAGAAGTGCAGAATAGTGGAGGATGGCTTTAAGTCACTATTGTTTGTGAAAAGATTTGTATTTTCTAAcctttcttctaaaattaaaatgctcATTCTCTGTAAAACCATGGAAACTGGTTATGCCTTTGCTgagaaatacacaaaagaaaataatacatctAGTAAGTTAAAGGCTGCAGTTCTTCTGTCTTGTGAAATTCTGAAAATACCAATGGAGGAAAGTTTTGGATGCTTAACCTGCATATGTCTTACAAGAAACAAGTCCAGACTGATCCCATCTTCTGCTAAGGGATGGTTGTAAAACTACTGCTAAGATGTGCAGCACCTCTGGCCTTGAAGTAGCTAAGCCAAGTGCCTTTGCTGTAGAAGTATGGTTTTCTTACCTGCTTTAATCTCTATAATAACAATCATCATCCTGTATCTATTTAGGACTGTGCTGCAAAGTATAAAGACCTTGAATCATCTttaaggaattttgttttcttcacaaaaagaCACTCCTATACACAAGTTAGCCCAGTAGCTGACTTGTGTTTAGGAAGATTTTCCCCAAGTAGTTTTTTTATGATTAGGACTTAAATAAGCAAATTAGATTTATCTGTAATCAAAACAGAGCAGTTACAGTTTCTGGTAGAAGCCCCTCACATAATATTTATGCTGGATAACTATCTCACTCTGGAGCCAAAACTACAAATCCCCAAAACAGTGTCCTCCAGCTAAATGTGGTTTTCCATCTGTATTATgacaatatatataaaaaagttgTCTTTACCTGTCCTCCTCAGGAGAGCTGGatatagaaacaaaacaaaacacaatagcAAAACCTGTTAAATCCATGTTATGATTTCCTTTAAGTCTTCTATCTTTAACAAATTTGCTTTGGTATTCTACAGGGCACACAAATTTGAAAATGCATACAG
The genomic region above belongs to Mycteria americana isolate JAX WOST 10 ecotype Jacksonville Zoo and Gardens chromosome 1, USCA_MyAme_1.0, whole genome shotgun sequence and contains:
- the IMPG2 gene encoding interphotoreceptor matrix proteoglycan 2 isoform X1, with amino-acid sequence MLLFLTQISMFGFTWKTFLCFLVLGMIKGDLQIVAAEGYSATEGGQAKDGSPTPQLSGWQLANPSQPPELKKLNGIVKAEQVNKHLLLRRKRSILFPSGVKICPDESVEQAIANHLKYFRLRVCQETVWEVFKTFWDRLPEREEYHTWMSLCEEGTMSIFEIGMNFSQSEEHRSLIVKKLSYTKEAMGSSCTDWSCGSSGTPTPASDADVTTLRDAAANVPPPHEISVESPAGGPEIEDADATINNEIKKQDEKLVRPVTEQMIEFSILIAGEEYSEELSDPATVKRQLLSEQFISQIKSVFEGLPGYKNIHVLDYSSPEEDSGVEVHYAVTFDGKAISNATWDLINLHSNKVEDNSFMGIEDNPTAVYTISDFRDYIAEILQKNALLENTSLSLDPNSLQLTNVKEILHPPPEDPSWITEHPVVLERPEFDDSTFLAERPSADESTVSNSLPFDFTKPDSTSDSEQSNDNEIRPRPENLDSEASLAPEAPLSSEADVTSLPDGLNLEDGNRTPHLVTAPVLGRDSVDSLEWLSASNSLDVFEDTGLSEDLLLPSSPPPHLVPEEPPFTDDYGVPLLSAPTVASSSVIETDIKETVSAEKEEVTQDSPAGSNNADSVLHESVEEINFPLEVQPMEDETDMYLGDRIIYDDGSGSAFDGSGKEMESIIWPWEEATLEPVFYPGPDSWLEDDNESLLIRTEDIPEGMILDYILNSGNKLDDDPSKDDNEGMANIKEDFLDESEIFVFPETTTWQVPLLQTEEPSSVEPSTQTETSGMYDSSFVKPSLGLEPSVDHSFVDMPTGEAPVSPHNTGLSVEDSLLKSTGTVSMEKPEESSVSQNIISEADEHQNEDRTTAEELLTVGQSEVTEAATISHLDTSSSETILTADSSTVNPDASTEEQQTLDLSLAGHDTTGSAVEKPADVWPTDRALENSLDQTVQSAMPSATQVSTVAPSVIDQITGQGGTDHDTHVSMSFSTVMNSYVTVSVTSSTVELPSHLPPVGSTVSSSVSSTSTKLGDATTRVLDISVDRDRVSTVHFSPELTEEGRSMTESHVELTTRVQSTEMASVAWATHENRSSTPVPSRALVVFFSLRVTNMMFSEDLFNKNSPEYKALEQRFLELLVPYLQSNLTGFQNLEILNFRNGSIVVNSRMKFAKPVPRNVTNAVYMILEDFCNTAYHTMNLAIDKYSLDVESGEQADPCKFQACNEFSECLVNRWSGEAECVCNPGYLSIDGLPCNSICDLQPNFCLNDGKCDISPGQGAICRCRVGENWWYRGEHCEEYVSEPLVVGIAIASVAGFLLVASAVIFFLARTLRDQYTKSDTEDSQGQGDSLSSIENAVKYNPMYESDTTGYSHYYRRYPQLTSYSSTSAETSTDYSSEEIRHIYENSELTKEEIQDRIRIIELYAKDRQFAEFVRQHQMKLL